In Synechococcus sp. KORDI-100, a single window of DNA contains:
- the rpsJ gene encoding 30S ribosomal protein S10 encodes MSTAIAQQKIRIRLKAFDRRMLDLSCEKIIETADNTAATAIGPIPLPTKRKIYCVLRSPHVDKDSREHFETRTHRRIIDIYSPSAKTIDALMKLDLPSGVDIEVKL; translated from the coding sequence ATGTCCACTGCAATCGCTCAGCAGAAAATCCGCATTCGCCTCAAGGCGTTTGATCGCCGCATGCTGGATCTTTCCTGCGAAAAAATCATCGAAACGGCCGACAACACCGCTGCAACGGCGATCGGTCCGATCCCCCTCCCCACGAAACGCAAGATCTACTGCGTTCTGCGCTCACCCCACGTGGACAAGGACTCCAGGGAGCACTTTGAAACCCGGACCCACCGTCGCATCATCGATATCTACAGCCCGTCGGCGAAAACCATCGACGCACTGATGAAGCTGGATCTCCCAAGTGGTGTGGACATCGAGGTGAAGCTTTGA
- the tuf gene encoding elongation factor Tu, whose translation MAREKFERNKPHVNIGTIGHVDHGKTTLTAAITNVLAKKGQAQAQDYGDIDGAPEERERGITINTAHVEYETDNRHYAHVDCPGHADYVKNMITGAAQMDGAILVCAATDGPMAQTKEHILLAKQVGVPALVVALNKCDMVDDEEIIELVEMEVRELLDSYDFPGDEIPVVQVSGLKALEGEAAWEAKIEELMAAVDSNIPEPEREVDKPFLMAVEDVFSITGRGTVATGRIERGIVKVGEEIEIVGIKDTRKTTVTGVEMFRKLLDEGMAGDNVGLLLRGIQKEEIERGMVLVKPGSITPHTKFEGEVYVLKKEEGGRHTPFFAGYRPQFYIRTTDVTGQITAFTADDGSSVEMVMPGDRIKMSGELICPVAIEQGMRFAIREGGRTIGAGVVTKIVE comes from the coding sequence ATGGCACGCGAGAAGTTCGAAAGGAACAAGCCCCACGTCAACATCGGCACAATCGGTCACGTTGACCACGGCAAAACCACCCTCACCGCCGCGATCACCAACGTGCTCGCCAAGAAAGGTCAGGCCCAGGCCCAGGATTACGGCGACATCGACGGTGCTCCCGAGGAGCGCGAGCGCGGGATCACCATCAACACGGCCCACGTTGAATACGAGACCGATAACCGTCACTATGCCCACGTGGACTGCCCCGGCCACGCGGACTACGTGAAAAACATGATCACCGGTGCCGCCCAGATGGACGGAGCCATCCTGGTCTGCGCAGCCACCGACGGACCGATGGCCCAGACCAAGGAGCATATCCTGCTGGCCAAGCAGGTCGGCGTTCCCGCCCTGGTTGTCGCACTGAACAAGTGCGACATGGTGGACGACGAGGAGATCATCGAATTGGTGGAGATGGAGGTGCGTGAGCTGCTCGACAGCTACGACTTCCCTGGCGATGAGATCCCCGTGGTTCAGGTCTCCGGCCTCAAGGCGCTGGAAGGTGAGGCCGCCTGGGAAGCGAAGATCGAAGAGTTGATGGCTGCTGTCGACTCCAACATCCCCGAGCCTGAGCGCGAGGTCGACAAGCCTTTCCTCATGGCCGTCGAGGATGTCTTCTCCATCACCGGACGCGGCACAGTGGCCACCGGCCGAATCGAGCGCGGCATCGTCAAAGTTGGCGAGGAGATCGAAATCGTCGGCATCAAGGACACCCGCAAAACCACCGTCACCGGTGTGGAAATGTTCCGCAAGCTGCTCGACGAGGGCATGGCTGGCGACAACGTTGGTCTGCTGCTGCGCGGCATCCAGAAGGAAGAGATCGAGCGTGGCATGGTCCTGGTGAAGCCAGGCTCCATCACCCCACACACCAAGTTCGAAGGTGAGGTGTACGTGCTCAAGAAGGAGGAAGGCGGACGTCACACCCCCTTCTTCGCCGGCTATCGGCCGCAGTTCTACATCCGCACGACGGATGTGACCGGCCAGATCACCGCCTTCACCGCCGACGATGGCTCCTCAGTGGAAATGGTGATGCCCGGAGACCGCATCAAGATGTCCGGCGAATTGATCTGCCCCGTCGCCATCGAGCAGGGCATGCGTTTTGCCATCCGTGAGGGCGGTCGCACCATCGGTGCCGGCGTGGTGACCAAAATCGTCGAATGA
- the fusA gene encoding elongation factor G: protein MDRAFPLERVRNIGIAAHIDAGKTTTTERILFYSGVVHKIGEVHDGAAVTDWMAQERERGITITAAAISTSWEDHRINIIDTPGHVDFTIEVERSMRVLDGVIAVFCAVGGVQPQSETVWRQADRYSVPRMVFVNKMDRTGADFLKVHEQITSRLKANAVPIQLPIGAEGELSGIIDLVGNKAYIYKNDLGTDIEETDIPADMADEAAEWRGKLMEAVAETDEELIEKFLECGELSVQELKDGIREGVLKHGLVPMLCGSAFKNKGVQLVLDAVIDYLPAPVDVPPIQGVLPNGKEAVRPSDDSAPFSALAFKVMADPYGKLTFVRMYSGVLEKGSYVLNSTKDAKERISRLVVLKADDREEVDALRAGDLGAVLGLKNTTTGDTLCTPDDPIVLETLFVPEPVISVAVEPKTKGDMEKLSKALVSLAEEDPTFRVRTDQETGQTVIAGMGELHLEILVDRMLREFKVEANIGAPQVSYRETIRGSAGGEGKFSRQTGGKGQYGHVVIEMEPGEPGSGFEFVNKIVGGVVPKEYIKPAEQGMKETCESGVIAGFPLIDVKCTMVDGSYHDVDSSEMAFKIAGSMAFKDGVKKCNPVLLEPMMKVEVEVPEDFLGSIIGDLSSRRGQVEGQSVEDGTSKISAKVPLAEMFGYATELRSMTQGRGIFSMEFDNYAEVPRNVAEAIISKNQGNS, encoded by the coding sequence GTGGACCGCGCCTTTCCCCTGGAACGCGTCAGAAATATCGGAATCGCCGCTCATATCGATGCCGGCAAAACCACCACGACCGAACGGATTCTGTTCTACTCGGGCGTGGTTCACAAGATCGGTGAAGTCCACGACGGTGCGGCTGTAACCGACTGGATGGCCCAGGAACGCGAGCGCGGCATCACCATCACTGCTGCGGCCATTTCCACGAGCTGGGAAGACCATCGGATCAACATCATTGATACCCCCGGTCACGTGGACTTCACCATCGAGGTGGAGCGTTCCATGCGTGTGCTCGACGGCGTAATTGCTGTGTTCTGCGCTGTGGGTGGTGTGCAGCCTCAGTCGGAGACCGTCTGGCGTCAGGCCGATCGGTACTCAGTGCCGCGCATGGTGTTCGTCAACAAGATGGACCGCACCGGAGCCGATTTCCTCAAGGTTCACGAGCAGATCACCAGTCGTCTCAAGGCCAACGCCGTACCGATCCAGCTCCCCATTGGAGCAGAGGGTGAACTCAGCGGCATCATCGATCTCGTCGGCAACAAGGCCTACATCTATAAAAATGATCTCGGCACGGATATCGAGGAAACCGATATCCCAGCAGACATGGCAGATGAAGCGGCCGAATGGCGCGGCAAGTTGATGGAGGCTGTCGCAGAAACCGACGAGGAGCTGATTGAAAAGTTTCTCGAGTGTGGTGAACTCTCTGTGCAGGAGCTCAAGGACGGGATCCGTGAAGGCGTTCTCAAGCACGGCCTTGTTCCCATGCTCTGCGGCTCAGCCTTCAAGAACAAAGGTGTTCAACTGGTTCTTGATGCGGTGATTGACTACCTGCCGGCGCCCGTTGATGTTCCCCCGATTCAGGGTGTTCTGCCGAATGGCAAGGAAGCGGTCCGCCCCTCCGACGACAGCGCTCCTTTCAGTGCACTGGCGTTCAAGGTGATGGCTGACCCCTACGGAAAACTCACCTTCGTCCGCATGTACTCGGGTGTGCTCGAAAAAGGCAGCTACGTCCTCAACTCCACCAAGGATGCCAAGGAGCGCATTTCCCGTCTTGTGGTGCTCAAGGCCGATGATCGCGAGGAAGTCGATGCCCTGCGCGCCGGAGATCTCGGAGCCGTACTGGGTCTGAAGAACACCACCACAGGTGACACGCTCTGCACACCGGACGACCCGATCGTCCTCGAGACCCTGTTCGTTCCGGAGCCGGTGATCTCTGTGGCTGTGGAGCCAAAGACCAAAGGGGACATGGAGAAACTCTCCAAAGCCCTGGTGTCTCTAGCTGAAGAGGATCCCACATTCCGGGTGCGCACCGACCAAGAGACCGGCCAGACCGTGATTGCCGGCATGGGGGAACTTCACCTCGAAATCCTCGTGGACCGAATGCTCCGAGAGTTCAAGGTGGAAGCCAACATCGGCGCACCTCAGGTGTCCTACAGGGAAACCATCCGTGGTTCCGCCGGTGGTGAAGGAAAATTCTCCCGTCAGACGGGAGGCAAGGGCCAGTACGGCCACGTGGTCATCGAGATGGAGCCCGGTGAACCGGGCTCAGGTTTCGAATTCGTCAACAAAATCGTTGGCGGTGTTGTTCCGAAGGAATACATCAAGCCTGCTGAACAGGGCATGAAGGAGACCTGCGAATCCGGCGTGATCGCTGGGTTCCCTCTCATCGATGTCAAGTGCACGATGGTTGATGGCTCCTACCACGATGTGGACTCCTCGGAGATGGCGTTCAAGATCGCTGGCTCCATGGCCTTCAAGGACGGCGTCAAGAAGTGCAATCCAGTGCTGCTCGAGCCGATGATGAAAGTCGAAGTCGAGGTCCCCGAGGATTTCCTCGGTTCGATCATCGGCGACCTGTCGTCCCGACGGGGACAGGTTGAGGGGCAGTCTGTTGAAGACGGCACCTCAAAAATCTCAGCCAAGGTGCCCCTGGCTGAGATGTTCGGTTACGCCACCGAGCTCCGTTCCATGACCCAGGGCCGGGGCATTTTCTCAATGGAATTCGACAACTACGCCGAAGTTCCTCGCAATGTGGCTGAAGCCATCATCTCCAAGAATCAGGGCAATTCCTGA
- the rpsG gene encoding 30S ribosomal protein S7, whose product MSRRNAAEKRPVLPDPQFNSRLATMMVARLMKHGKKSTAQRILSDAFGLINERTGGDPLELFETAVKNATPLVEVRARRVGGATYQVPMEVRQERGTAMALRWLVSFSRSRNGRSMAHKLAGELMDAANESGSAVRKREETHKMAEANKAFAHYRY is encoded by the coding sequence ATGTCCCGCCGCAACGCCGCTGAAAAACGCCCGGTTCTGCCCGATCCCCAGTTCAACAGCCGACTCGCCACGATGATGGTGGCCCGGTTGATGAAGCACGGAAAGAAATCCACGGCCCAGCGGATCCTTTCGGATGCCTTCGGACTGATCAACGAGCGCACGGGAGGTGATCCTCTCGAGCTGTTTGAAACCGCCGTCAAAAACGCCACACCCCTCGTCGAGGTGCGCGCCCGCCGTGTGGGTGGCGCGACTTATCAGGTTCCGATGGAAGTGCGTCAGGAACGCGGCACCGCCATGGCACTGCGCTGGCTCGTCAGTTTCTCCCGCTCACGCAACGGTCGCAGCATGGCTCACAAGCTCGCTGGTGAACTGATGGATGCCGCCAACGAGTCCGGCAGCGCTGTCCGCAAGCGCGAGGAAACGCACAAGATGGCCGAAGCCAACAAGGCGTTCGCCCATTACCGCTATTAG
- the rpsL gene encoding 30S ribosomal protein S12, which yields MPTIQQLIRSERSRLKAKTKSPALKACPERRGVCTRVYTSTPKKPNSALRKVARVRLTSGFEVTAYIGGIGHNLQEHSVVLIRGGRVKDLPGVRYHIIRGTLDTAGVKDRRQSRSKYGAKAPKE from the coding sequence ATGCCAACCATCCAACAGCTGATCCGCTCGGAGCGCTCACGCCTCAAGGCCAAGACCAAGTCCCCTGCCCTGAAGGCCTGTCCGGAGCGACGCGGTGTTTGCACCCGCGTTTACACCTCCACGCCGAAGAAACCCAACTCGGCGTTGCGCAAAGTGGCTCGTGTGCGACTCACCTCCGGCTTCGAGGTCACCGCATACATCGGCGGCATCGGCCACAACCTGCAGGAACACTCCGTCGTGCTGATCCGTGGTGGACGTGTCAAGGATCTTCCCGGCGTTCGATATCACATCATTCGCGGCACCCTGGACACCGCTGGCGTCAAGGACCGTCGTCAGTCCCGCTCCAAATACGGTGCCAAAGCTCCGAAGGAGTAA
- a CDS encoding AIR synthase, translated as MAANLRLTASAAAELARQAAVAGTPGQMHLDLTPGDCAEHVIRIRPGHLAGIAIARADGVTLHAPENQLGQLQGLCLDYRGDLSGGGFLIRSGAGIEPCACGSAFSRT; from the coding sequence ATGGCTGCCAATCTGCGTCTGACCGCAAGCGCAGCGGCGGAGTTGGCTCGTCAGGCTGCCGTGGCCGGCACGCCTGGCCAGATGCATCTGGATCTGACTCCGGGGGACTGTGCTGAGCACGTGATTCGCATCCGACCCGGGCATCTGGCCGGCATCGCCATCGCGAGGGCTGACGGTGTCACGCTGCATGCTCCTGAAAATCAGCTGGGTCAGCTGCAGGGCCTCTGCCTCGACTACCGCGGCGATCTCAGCGGCGGTGGCTTTCTGATCCGAAGTGGAGCTGGGATCGAACCCTGTGCCTGCGGAAGCGCCTTCAGTCGAACCTGA
- a CDS encoding phosphodiester glycosidase family protein, whose translation MLLIAQLPPPLPELRSSEVISGDRMSIEGQRLDASWAWQGRSSSRPDRLWLPLNVLEARLGFRRSRAGGNEQLEWYGQRQELQSFPARTLGDEVGLEVASWLNSLGVTLRRQRDNLSLELPTARLQQLRQGKGSMAARLVLDIDQPVFVQRRGNDLLLNLRSDRRQQNTLRSLGLMPRQVGSVLTLRGQATNLQSLTLAGPWRVVLDGIKPATASGRPTRSQGLALSDPAITALIRRGLIVERRTIRVGVKPLEILRAGGDLPRLGLSLTPLAMAGSQQGLRFLPQLSQPAGALVAVNGGFFNRIKQLPLGALRRNGLWLSGPILNRGVIAWGANHPLAFGRLRLDQALQVDNGRRWGLGFLNSGYVQKGLSRYTSAWGPFYRSLSGREQAILIRAGRVIAQYDNNQLSRGVPLPQGSDLVVARGGAPLPAGTGERARVEMRSSNKLGEMPNVLGGGPLLIQGGQVVLNGRAEGFSPGFLSQTAPRTVIGQGKGGIWMLAIRGVGSSPTLLETSLAMQQLGMRDALNLDGGSSTTLVAAGRSLINGSGSPPRIHNGLGLVPQRALPLW comes from the coding sequence GGGGCGCAGTTCGTCGCGACCGGATCGCCTCTGGTTGCCACTGAACGTTTTGGAAGCCCGTCTGGGCTTCCGGCGCAGCAGAGCTGGCGGCAATGAGCAGCTGGAGTGGTACGGACAACGCCAGGAACTTCAGTCGTTCCCAGCCAGAACACTCGGGGATGAAGTTGGGCTGGAGGTTGCGTCATGGCTGAACAGCCTCGGCGTGACCCTGCGGCGTCAGAGGGACAATCTCAGCCTGGAGCTGCCGACAGCACGGCTGCAGCAACTGAGGCAGGGCAAAGGCAGCATGGCCGCACGGTTGGTGCTGGACATCGATCAACCGGTCTTCGTGCAGCGCCGTGGCAACGATCTGCTGCTGAATCTGCGCAGTGATCGACGTCAGCAGAACACGCTGCGCAGTCTCGGGCTGATGCCGAGGCAGGTCGGCTCTGTGCTGACGCTGCGCGGACAGGCCACCAACCTTCAAAGCCTGACCCTGGCCGGTCCCTGGCGCGTCGTGCTGGACGGGATCAAGCCGGCGACTGCCTCTGGACGACCCACGCGAAGCCAGGGTTTGGCCCTCTCGGACCCGGCGATCACGGCCCTGATCCGTCGCGGCCTCATCGTCGAACGCCGCACCATCCGTGTTGGCGTGAAACCTCTCGAGATCCTGCGGGCCGGGGGAGATCTGCCACGGCTGGGTCTGAGCCTGACGCCCCTCGCGATGGCAGGCAGCCAGCAGGGCCTGCGTTTCCTGCCCCAGCTCTCACAGCCCGCAGGGGCACTGGTGGCCGTCAATGGTGGATTTTTCAACCGCATCAAACAGCTTCCGCTTGGCGCCTTGCGTCGGAATGGGCTGTGGCTGTCGGGTCCGATCCTGAACCGGGGTGTGATCGCCTGGGGCGCCAACCACCCACTGGCTTTCGGACGTCTGCGACTGGATCAGGCACTCCAGGTCGACAACGGTCGCCGCTGGGGGCTCGGGTTCCTCAACAGCGGCTACGTCCAGAAAGGTCTGAGCCGCTACACATCGGCCTGGGGCCCGTTCTATCGCTCACTCAGCGGCCGGGAACAGGCGATCCTGATTCGCGCAGGCCGCGTGATCGCTCAGTACGACAACAATCAGCTCAGCCGTGGGGTTCCATTACCTCAGGGATCAGATCTCGTTGTTGCCCGTGGCGGAGCACCCTTGCCGGCAGGGACAGGAGAACGGGCAAGGGTGGAGATGCGCTCGAGCAACAAGCTCGGCGAGATGCCGAATGTGCTCGGCGGCGGACCCCTTCTGATCCAAGGCGGGCAGGTTGTTCTCAACGGTCGAGCCGAAGGATTCAGCCCTGGCTTCCTGAGCCAGACAGCACCACGCACCGTGATCGGCCAGGGGAAAGGGGGAATCTGGATGCTGGCCATCCGAGGCGTTGGCAGCAGTCCCACCCTGCTTGAGACAAGCCTCGCCATGCAGCAACTCGGCATGCGTGATGCTCTCAACCTCGACGGTGGAAGCTCGACGACCCTCGTCGCGGCGGGCCGCTCGTTGATCAACGGAAGTGGCAGCCCGCCCAGGATCCACAACGGGCTGGGACTGGTGCCGCAGAGAGCCCTGCCATTGTGGTGA